From a region of the Streptomyces venezuelae genome:
- a CDS encoding response regulator transcription factor produces MTATTTSHASTSTNHPTALVRPDGGPCRVLVVDDEASLSELLSMALRYEGCEVRTAGDGAGAVRAAREFRPDVVVLDIMLPDMDGLAVLGRLRREIPQVPVLFLTAKDSLEDRIAGLTAGGDDYVTKPFSLEEVVARLRGLVRRSGAAQAARGGSVLTVGDLRLDEDSHEVVRGSREIHLTATEFELLRYLMRNPRRVLSKAQILDRVWSYDFGGQANVVELYISYLRRKLDSGLGMPPMIHTRRGAGYLIKPAE; encoded by the coding sequence ATGACTGCGACGACCACCTCCCATGCGTCCACGTCCACCAACCACCCCACGGCCCTGGTGCGGCCCGACGGCGGCCCCTGCCGGGTGCTCGTCGTCGACGACGAGGCCTCGCTCTCGGAGCTGCTGTCCATGGCCCTGCGCTACGAGGGCTGCGAGGTCCGCACCGCCGGCGACGGGGCGGGCGCGGTACGGGCGGCGCGCGAGTTCCGGCCCGACGTGGTCGTCCTCGACATCATGCTTCCCGACATGGACGGCCTGGCCGTCCTCGGCCGCCTGCGCCGGGAGATCCCGCAGGTGCCCGTGCTGTTCCTGACCGCCAAGGACTCACTGGAGGACCGGATCGCGGGCCTCACGGCGGGCGGCGACGACTACGTCACCAAGCCCTTCTCCCTGGAGGAGGTCGTGGCCCGGCTGCGCGGCCTGGTCCGGCGCTCCGGCGCCGCGCAGGCAGCGCGCGGCGGTTCCGTGCTGACCGTCGGCGATCTGCGGCTGGACGAGGACAGCCACGAGGTGGTGCGGGGCAGCCGGGAGATCCACCTGACCGCCACCGAGTTCGAGCTGCTGCGCTACCTGATGCGCAACCCCCGGCGCGTGCTGAGCAAGGCGCAGATCCTGGACCGGGTGTGGTCCTACGACTTCGGCGGCCAGGCCAACGTGGTCGAGCTCTACATCTCCTACCTGCGCAGGAAGCTGGACAGCGGCCTCGGTATGCCGCCGATGATCCACACCCGGCGCGGCGCCGGTTACCTGATCAAGCCGGCCGAGTAG